One genomic segment of Gemmatimonadales bacterium includes these proteins:
- a CDS encoding 50S ribosomal protein L25, whose amino-acid sequence MAQEANLQVATRASTGKGAARTLRREGKVPGVIYGHGRAAEAVTVETAALTKMLVGISAGTTIVDVAIDGRAPVKALIREIQRDALRPAEILHLDLYEVRADEQITLAVPVHLVGVPDGVRNFGGVLDHSLRELEIEVLPADIPEHVELDVTALAIGHSLFVRDLKIEKARILNDPDTPVCTVVAPRTEEAPAVVEEVVSTEPELIRKPKAEAEGETEEKA is encoded by the coding sequence ATGGCACAAGAGGCGAATCTCCAGGTGGCCACCCGCGCCAGCACCGGCAAAGGCGCGGCCCGCACACTCCGGCGCGAGGGCAAGGTGCCCGGGGTCATTTACGGCCACGGACGGGCCGCCGAAGCGGTGACGGTCGAGACGGCGGCGCTGACCAAGATGCTGGTCGGCATCAGCGCGGGCACCACCATCGTGGACGTGGCGATCGACGGTCGGGCCCCGGTGAAGGCGCTGATCCGCGAGATCCAGCGCGACGCGCTCCGTCCGGCGGAGATCCTTCACCTGGATCTCTACGAGGTCCGGGCTGACGAGCAGATCACCCTGGCCGTGCCGGTGCACCTGGTGGGTGTGCCCGATGGCGTGCGGAACTTCGGTGGCGTGCTCGACCATTCGCTCCGCGAGCTCGAGATCGAGGTGCTCCCCGCCGACATCCCGGAGCACGTCGAGCTGGACGTGACGGCATTGGCCATCGGCCACTCGCTTTTCGTCCGCGACCTCAAGATCGAGAAGGCCCGGATCCTCAACGATCCCGACACCCCGGTGTGCACGGTGGTGGCCCCGCGGACCGAGGAGGCGCCCGCCGTGGTGGAGGAAGTGGTGTCCACCGAACCCGAGCTCATTCGCAAGCCTAAGGCCGAAGCCGAAGGCGAGACCGAAGAGAAAGCCTGA
- the pth gene encoding aminoacyl-tRNA hydrolase: protein MGLGNPGPEYDETRHNAGFLLADHLVARWRIGPFRRGDRTREARGAWDGRPVAVLKPQTYMNRSGAALASLRALPDFDPSRDLLILVDDVALPLGRFRLRGAGSAGGHNGLKSVEGALQRQDYARLRVGVGPTPPGLEDLAEFVLGPFEEEERHQLAALLDPMAEAVECWLLEGIERAMSRFNH from the coding sequence GTGGGGCTGGGCAACCCCGGTCCGGAGTACGACGAAACCCGGCACAACGCCGGGTTTCTACTGGCCGACCATCTGGTGGCGCGCTGGCGGATCGGCCCGTTCCGCCGGGGCGACCGGACGCGTGAAGCGCGAGGCGCCTGGGACGGTCGCCCGGTCGCCGTGCTCAAGCCTCAGACCTACATGAACCGGAGCGGAGCGGCCCTCGCGTCGCTCCGCGCGCTCCCCGACTTCGATCCCAGCCGTGATCTCCTGATCCTGGTCGATGACGTGGCACTTCCGCTCGGCCGGTTTCGCCTCCGCGGGGCCGGCTCCGCCGGCGGGCACAACGGTCTCAAGAGCGTCGAGGGTGCGCTGCAGCGGCAGGACTATGCCCGGCTCAGGGTCGGAGTCGGGCCCACGCCGCCGGGACTGGAGGATCTCGCCGAGTTCGTCCTCGGGCCGTTCGAGGAGGAGGAGCGGCACCAGCTCGCCGCCCTGCTGGACCCCATGGCCGAGGCGGTCGAGTGCTGGCTGCTGGAGGGGATCGAGCGCGCGATGAGCCGCTTCAACCACTGA